A window from Primulina huaijiensis isolate GDHJ02 chromosome 13, ASM1229523v2, whole genome shotgun sequence encodes these proteins:
- the LOC140991353 gene encoding uncharacterized protein isoform X2: MEKICFSQDASFLVLDEHFLPCKPKRISCDDAVNDDSSSTASSHVSYDDGVVLDSEALLSWIFTGPSSGEQLASWSHAREEKAHQGLEILQLLEKESYHLQGSCDRKREHISYEEALQAVEDLYLEEGKKREHVIDFARRSYDSVLKKRREELIENDNDFTIISNRFELDAITNVLKDAESLNVNQFGFEETYSGVISHLCDRESVEEDDWRTKDYLHQVDSCIEVAIQRQKEQVSIEISKLDARIMRIVTGMRQLEVKLESVSTQDFQSVLISLVKSFMRSHLEDLAEKDATEKSDAAREAFLAELALDSKKGIGVGVDILKNVNDRTKDKKKSKESRKNKDTKATNSDEPHDRIAEEIAYHDEGSVSEIDVHEIDDASRLQEEEYRRRMELEAEERKLEETLEYQRQIENEAKQKHLAEQNKFFSKISKKAETVTISYTYSENNNDDKDSIEQWTTIRKEPLMQEDGFTNISEGLSKNNANGDMLKTVLQNGDNPQDGLFSDRRSGRRGRRHKGLAKVSDGKHPPLTTEKEDNDAGQSVPGQNLVADGESGAKTLRQLQAEEDDEERFQADLKKAVRQSLDAFHAHKKPPSLSSSSTPQKEPLENSDGEIRADGACGMDSYGTGLTNDVGEYNCFLNVIIQSLWHLRRFREEFLRRSSSEHVHIGDPCVICALYGIFIALRVGSTDNRREAVAPTSLRVGLSKLYPESNFYQEGQMNDASEVLGVIFNCLHLSFTPASSVSDTASEDSNCSGSWDCSNGSCIAHSIFGMDIFERMNCYSCGVESRYLKYTSFFHNINASALRTMKVMCPDSSFDELLNLVEMNHQLACDPDAGGCGMLNYIHHILSTPPHVFTIVLGWQNTCESVEDIVATLAALSTETDISVLYRGLDPQNRHSLVSMVCYYGQHYHCFAYSRDHEQWVMYDDKTVKVIGGWNDVLTMCERGHLQPQVLLFEAVN, from the exons ATGGAGAAGATATGTTTTAGCCAAGATGCATCATTTTTGGTGCTTGACGAGCATTTTCTTCCGTGCAAGCCCAAGCGCATATCTTGTGATGATGCTGTTAATGATGATTCCAGTTCGACGGCTTCCTCACATGTCAGTTATGATGATGGTGTTGTACTCGATTCAGAAGCTTTGTTATCCTGGATATTTACAGGCCCTTCAAGTGGGGAACAATTGGCATCCTGGTCTCATGCAAGAGAAGAAAAGGCTCACCAAGGCTTGGAAATTCTTCAGTTGCTTGAGAAGGAATCTTATCACCTGCAAGGCTCGTGTGACAGAAAACGCGAACACATAAGTTATGAGGAGGCACTACAGGCTGTGGAAGATCTCTATTTAGAAGAGGGAAAGAAAAGAGAGCATGTGATTGATTTTGCCCGTAGAAGTTATGACTCTGTCCTTAAGAAAAGGCGAGAAGAGCTCATTGAAAATGACAATGACTTTACCATAATCAGCAATAGATTTGAGTTGGATGCCATAACAAATGTTCTAAAAGATGCAGAATCTCTGAATGTTAATCAATTTGGTTTTGAGGAGACTTATAGTGGCGTAATATCTCATCTTTGTGACCGAGAATCTGTTGAAGAAGATGATTGGAGAACAAAAGACTATCTGCATCAGGTTGACTCTTGCATAGAAGTTGCAATACAGCGACAGAAAGAGCAAGTTTCTATTGAG ATCAGCAAATTAGATGCAAGAATTATGCGAATAGTTACGGGGATGCGACAGTTGGAGGTTAAGCTTGAGTCAGTTTCCACACAAGATTTCCAATCAGTCTTAATATCTCTAGTAAAGTCATTTATGCGG TCTCACTTGGAAGATCTGGCAGAGAAAGATGCCACAGAAAAATCTGATGCTGCCAGAGAGGCATTTCTAGCTGAACTTGCACTGGATTCAAAGAAGGGCATTGGTGTTGGtgttgatattttaaaaaatgtgaatGACAGGACGAAGGATAAGAAAAAGAGCAAGGAGAGCCGGAAGAACAAGGATACAAAG GCTACTAATTCTGATGAGCCACATGATCGGATTGCTGAAGAGAT TGCTTATCATGATGAGGGTTCAGTGTCCGAAATTGATGTTCATGAGATTGATGATGCCTCGCGACTACAGGAAGAGGAGTACAGGCGCAGAATGGAACTTGAAGCTGAGGAAAGAAAGCTTGAAGAAACTTTGGAATATCAAAGGCAAATAGAAAATGAGGCAAAACAGAAGCATCTTGCGgagcaaaataaatttttttccaaaatatctAAAAAGGCCGAAACAGTTACAATTTCCTATACTTACTCAGAGAACAATAATGATGACAAAGATTCCATCGAGCAGTGGACTACTATTCGTAAG GAGCCTTTGATGCAGGAGGATGGATTTACTAACATTTCTGAAGGTCTATCAAAGAACAATGCTAATGGGGATATGCTGAAAACTG TCTTACAAAATGGCGATAATCCACAGGATGGGTTATTTTCTGATCGCCGGTCAGGAAGGAGAGGTAGACGACACAAGGGTCTCGCTAAGGTGAGCGATGGAAAGCATCCACCACTGACTACTGAAAAAGAAGATAATGATGCTGGTCAATCAGTGCCTGGACAAAATCTTGTTGCTGATGGCG AAAGCGGGGCAAAGACATTGAGACAGCTTCAGGCAGAGGAAGATGATGAAGAAAGGTTTCAAGCTGACCTTAAAAAAGCTGTACGCCAGAGCCTTG ATGCATTCCATGCACATAAAAAACCTCCGTCACTATCAAGTTCGTCAACACCACAAAAGGAGCCGCTAGAAAACAGTGACGGTGAAATTAGGGCGGATGGTGCTTGTGGAATGGATTCTTATGGAACAGGGTTAACAAATGATGTTGGTGAATATAATTGCTTTCTCAATGTCATAATACAG TCCTTGTGGCATCTAAGACGATTCCGAGAGGAGTTTTTGCGGAGATCATCGTCAGAACATGTTCACATTGGTGACCCTTGCGTTATTTGTGCCTTATATGGAATATTCATTGCTTTGAGGGTGGGATCTACGGATAACAGAAGGGAAGCTGTTGCCCCTACCTCTTTAAGAGTCGGCTTGAGCAAGTTGTACCCAGAGAGCAATTTCTATCAGGAG GGTCAGATGAATGACGCTTCTGAAGTGCTGGGCGTGATATTCAACTGTCTTCATCTATCATTCACTCCTGCATCTAGTGTGTCTGATACAGCATCAGAAGATAGCAACTGCTCGGGATCTTGGGACTGCAGCAATGGCTCTTGCATTGCTCATTCAATATTTGGAATGGACATATTTGAGAGAATGAACTGTTACAGCTGTGGCGTAGAGTCCCGATATCTGAAGTACACATCTTTCTTTCATAATATCAACGCAAGTGCTCTCAGAACAATGAAG GTTATGTGCCCTGATAGCTCCTTTGATGAGCTTTTGAACCTGGTGGAGATGAATCACCAGTTAGCCTGTGATCCAGATGCTGGTGGTTGTGGAATGCTTAATTATATTCATCATATTCTCTCCACTCCACCACATGTTTTCACCATAG TCCTGGGTTGGCAGAATACTTGTGAGAGTGTTGAAGATATAGTAGCAACATTGGCTGCCTTATCTACTGAGACTGACATCAGTGTCCTGTACCGAGGTCTCGATCCGCAAAATAGACATTCCTTGGTATCAATG GTTTGTTACTATGGGCAACACTATCACTGTTTTGCCTACAGCCGTGATCATGAACAGTGGGTCATGTATGATGACAAAACCGTAAAG GTTATCGGTGGCTGGAATGATGTTCTTACAATGTGTGAAAGAGGACACCTCCAACCCCAAGTCCTCTTGTTTGAAGCTGTAAACTAA